One Kineosporia corallincola DNA window includes the following coding sequences:
- a CDS encoding ammonium transporter, whose translation MDTGDTAWVLTSAALVLLMTPGLAFFYGGMVRTKSVLNMMMMSFSSLGIVTVLWVIYGYSLAFGDDLGGGLVGDPSQFFGLTGLMSEDSIVATIPSLAFVGFQAVFAIITVALISGAIADRAKFGAWCVFTVVWATIVYFPVAHWVFAFDGTTAGEDSVGGWIANKLLAIDFAGGTAVHINAGAAGLALALVLGKRVGWPKEPFRPHNLPFVMLGAGLLWFGWFGFNAGSALGANTLAAVAWVNTIAATAAALIGWLLVERFRDGHPTSLGAASGVVAGLVAITPAASSVSPIGSVIIGVLAGVFCALAVGLKYKLGYDDSLDVVGVHLIGGLWGTLAIGLFATSTSPAGVDGLFFGGGIDQLWRQAVGAFAVLAYSFILTLIIGFAIQKTIGFRLDEESEVEGIDGREHAESAYDSSTGGGSTRPVVAAKKTAESEVPA comes from the coding sequence ATGGATACCGGAGACACCGCCTGGGTGTTGACGAGCGCTGCGCTCGTCCTGCTCATGACTCCCGGTCTGGCGTTCTTCTACGGCGGCATGGTCCGCACGAAGAGCGTTCTCAACATGATGATGATGAGCTTCAGCTCGCTGGGCATCGTCACGGTGCTCTGGGTGATCTACGGCTACTCGCTGGCGTTCGGTGACGACCTGGGCGGCGGTCTGGTCGGCGACCCGAGCCAGTTCTTCGGGCTCACCGGCCTGATGAGCGAGGACAGCATCGTCGCCACGATCCCGTCGCTCGCGTTCGTCGGCTTCCAGGCCGTCTTCGCGATCATCACGGTCGCGCTGATCTCCGGCGCCATCGCCGACCGCGCCAAGTTCGGCGCCTGGTGCGTGTTCACCGTGGTCTGGGCGACCATCGTCTACTTCCCGGTCGCGCACTGGGTGTTCGCGTTCGACGGCACCACCGCGGGTGAGGACAGCGTCGGCGGCTGGATCGCCAACAAGCTGCTGGCCATCGACTTCGCCGGTGGTACCGCGGTTCACATCAACGCCGGTGCGGCGGGCCTGGCCCTCGCCCTGGTGCTCGGCAAGCGTGTCGGCTGGCCGAAGGAGCCCTTCCGCCCGCACAACCTGCCGTTCGTGATGCTGGGTGCCGGTCTGCTGTGGTTCGGCTGGTTCGGCTTCAACGCCGGCTCGGCCCTGGGCGCCAACACCCTCGCCGCGGTGGCCTGGGTCAACACCATCGCCGCCACCGCCGCCGCCCTGATCGGCTGGCTGCTCGTCGAGCGTTTCCGTGACGGTCACCCGACGTCGCTGGGTGCCGCCTCCGGTGTCGTCGCCGGTCTGGTCGCCATCACCCCGGCCGCCAGCTCGGTCAGCCCGATCGGCTCCGTGATCATCGGTGTCCTGGCCGGTGTGTTCTGCGCCCTGGCCGTGGGCCTGAAGTACAAGCTCGGCTACGACGACTCGCTCGACGTGGTCGGCGTCCACCTGATCGGTGGTCTGTGGGGCACCCTGGCCATCGGCCTGTTCGCCACCTCCACCTCGCCGGCCGGCGTCGACGGCCTGTTCTTCGGTGGCGGCATCGACCAGCTCTGGCGTCAGGCCGTGGGCGCGTTCGCCGTGCTCGCGTACTCTTTCATCCTCACGTTGATCATCGGTTTCGCCATCCAGAAGACCATCGGTTTCCGTCTGGACGAGGAGTCCGAGGTCGAGGGCATCGACGGCCGCGAGCACGCCGAGTCGGCCTACGACTCCTCGACCGGTGGGGGCTCGACCCGTCCGGTGGTTGCCGCCAAGAAGACTGCTGAGAGCGAGGTTCCGGCATGA
- a CDS encoding P-II family nitrogen regulator produces MKLITAVIKPHKLDEVKAALETFGVQGMTVSEASGYGRQKGHTEVYRGAEYTVDLVPKSRVEVLVDDTDVVDVVDVITKAAATGRIGDGKVWTTPVDDVVRVRTGERGADAL; encoded by the coding sequence ATGAAGCTGATCACCGCTGTGATCAAGCCGCACAAGCTCGACGAGGTGAAGGCCGCGCTGGAGACCTTCGGGGTCCAGGGCATGACCGTCAGCGAGGCCAGCGGCTACGGCCGCCAGAAGGGCCACACCGAGGTCTACCGCGGCGCCGAGTACACCGTCGACCTGGTCCCGAAGTCGCGGGTCGAGGTGCTGGTGGACGACACCGATGTGGTGGACGTCGTGGACGTCATCACCAAGGCCGCCGCCACCGGCCGCATCGGTGACGGCAAGGTCTGGACGACCCCCGTCGACGACGTGGTCCGGGTCCGCACCGGTGAGCGCGGCGCGGACGCCCTGTAA